One region of Streptomyces leeuwenhoekii genomic DNA includes:
- a CDS encoding S9 family peptidase produces the protein MTESNGSVSPAGRDQQGRPVRREMPDWEKRFRAPRVSLPDWAQDAPDRSLFVSNATGTYELYAWDRSTGEQRQATHRPNGTTDGVLSPDGAWIWWFDDKDGDEFGVWRRQPFEGGEDELAVPGLDPSYPAGLALGRDGRTAVIGRSTDEDGTTIHLARTGEAPVEIYRHRESAGVGDLSHDGSLIAIEHTEHGDAMHSALRVLRPDGTTVAELDDSKGGSEELGLEVLGFAPVVGDTRLLVGHQRRGRWEPMVWDVATGEETDLALELPGDVSAEWYPDGSALLVVHGFEARSELFRYDLATRELVEIPTPAGSVSGATARPDGSVEYLWSSAAEPPAVRSTTGRVVLDPPGMRAPRAVPVEDVWVEGPGGRIHALVQKPEGATGPLPTVFDIHGGPTWHDSDSFAAGPAAWVDHGYAVVRVNYRGSTGYGRAWTDALKHRVGLIELEDIAAVREWAVASGLADPERLVLTGGSWGGYLTLLGLGTQPDHWAVGIAAVPVADYVTAYHDEMESLKALDRTLLGGTPEEVPERFEASSPLTYVDRVKAPVYISAGVNDPRCPIRQIENYVKRLQARGAVHEVYRYDAGHGSLVVDERIKQVRLELDFAARHLP, from the coding sequence ATGACTGAGAGCAACGGATCCGTCTCGCCGGCCGGGCGGGACCAGCAGGGCCGGCCGGTCCGGCGGGAGATGCCGGACTGGGAGAAGCGCTTCCGGGCCCCCCGGGTGTCGCTGCCCGACTGGGCGCAGGACGCCCCGGACCGCTCCCTGTTCGTGTCGAACGCGACGGGGACGTACGAGCTGTACGCGTGGGACCGCTCGACCGGCGAGCAGCGGCAGGCGACGCACCGGCCGAACGGCACGACGGACGGGGTGCTCTCGCCGGACGGCGCCTGGATCTGGTGGTTCGACGACAAGGACGGCGACGAGTTCGGCGTCTGGCGCCGCCAGCCCTTCGAGGGCGGCGAGGACGAGCTCGCGGTGCCGGGCCTGGACCCCTCCTACCCGGCCGGTCTCGCCCTCGGCCGGGACGGGCGCACCGCGGTGATCGGCCGCTCCACCGACGAGGACGGTACGACGATCCACCTCGCGCGCACCGGCGAGGCGCCGGTGGAGATCTACCGGCACCGCGAGTCGGCGGGGGTCGGCGACCTCTCCCACGACGGCTCGCTCATCGCCATCGAGCACACCGAGCACGGTGACGCGATGCACTCCGCGCTGCGCGTGCTGCGCCCGGACGGCACCACGGTCGCCGAGCTCGACGACAGCAAGGGCGGCAGCGAGGAGCTGGGCCTGGAGGTGCTGGGCTTCGCTCCGGTCGTGGGCGACACCCGGCTGCTCGTCGGCCATCAGCGGCGCGGCCGGTGGGAGCCGATGGTCTGGGACGTGGCGACGGGGGAGGAGACCGACCTCGCGCTGGAGCTGCCCGGTGACGTGAGCGCCGAGTGGTACCCGGACGGCAGCGCCCTGCTGGTCGTGCACGGCTTCGAGGCCCGCAGCGAGCTGTTCCGCTACGACCTGGCCACCCGCGAGCTGGTGGAGATCCCCACCCCGGCGGGTTCGGTGTCGGGCGCGACCGCACGCCCGGACGGCAGTGTGGAGTACCTGTGGTCCTCGGCCGCCGAGCCGCCCGCGGTCCGCTCCACCACGGGCCGGGTCGTGCTGGACCCGCCCGGCATGAGGGCACCCCGCGCGGTGCCGGTGGAGGACGTGTGGGTGGAGGGCCCCGGCGGCCGGATCCACGCCCTGGTGCAGAAGCCGGAGGGCGCCACCGGGCCGCTGCCCACGGTCTTCGACATCCACGGCGGCCCCACCTGGCACGACAGCGACTCCTTCGCCGCGGGCCCGGCGGCCTGGGTCGACCACGGGTACGCGGTGGTCCGGGTCAACTACCGCGGCTCCACCGGATACGGCCGGGCCTGGACCGACGCCCTCAAGCACCGGGTCGGTCTGATCGAACTGGAGGACATCGCGGCGGTGCGCGAGTGGGCGGTCGCCTCCGGCCTCGCCGATCCCGAGCGGCTGGTCCTCACCGGCGGCTCCTGGGGCGGCTACCTCACGCTCCTGGGGCTCGGCACCCAGCCGGACCACTGGGCGGTGGGCATCGCCGCGGTGCCCGTCGCCGACTACGTCACCGCCTACCACGACGAGATGGAGAGCCTGAAGGCCCTGGACCGCACCCTGCTCGGCGGTACCCCGGAGGAGGTCCCGGAGCGCTTCGAGGCGTCCTCCCCGCTGACGTACGTCGACCGGGTCAAGGCACCGGTGTACATCTCGGCCGGCGTCAACGACCCGCGCTGCCCCATCCGCCAGATCGAGAACTACGTCAAGCGGCTCCAGGCGCGCGGGGCGGTCCACGAGGTGTACCGCTACGACGCCGGGCACGGCTCCCTGGTGGTGGA
- a CDS encoding SURF1 family protein, with the protein MYRFLLTPRWWGINVFVLLAIPFCVFMGSWQLGRFEDRVDDHRTAEAQATSNRHEAARPLAELLPVDKATVGKQTTATGRYDRQFLVPDRTLDDRRGYYVLTLLRTDSGRALPVVRGWLPGEPDPARAPAPPTGEVTVTGALQASESPGDNGVTARGGLPAGQTAAIGAATLVNLVPYDVYDAWVTLNKGDSGMTAVPASAPQNTGLDLKAFQNLGYTAEWFAFVGFVIFMWFRLFRREVEFVRDAELGLLPEGSEADEDSSRARRPSPSGV; encoded by the coding sequence GTGTACCGGTTTCTGCTGACGCCCCGATGGTGGGGGATCAACGTCTTCGTGCTGCTCGCCATCCCCTTCTGCGTCTTCATGGGGTCCTGGCAGCTCGGCCGGTTCGAGGACCGGGTGGACGACCACCGCACCGCCGAGGCGCAGGCCACGTCGAACCGGCACGAGGCCGCCCGCCCGCTCGCGGAGCTGCTGCCGGTGGACAAGGCGACCGTCGGCAAGCAGACGACCGCGACCGGCCGGTACGACCGGCAGTTCCTCGTCCCCGACCGGACCCTGGACGACCGGCGCGGCTACTACGTCCTGACGCTGCTGCGCACCGATTCCGGCCGCGCCCTGCCCGTCGTACGGGGCTGGCTGCCCGGCGAGCCCGACCCGGCCCGGGCGCCCGCGCCGCCCACCGGCGAGGTCACGGTCACCGGAGCGCTCCAGGCGTCGGAGTCGCCCGGCGACAACGGGGTCACCGCCCGCGGCGGCCTGCCGGCCGGACAGACCGCCGCGATCGGCGCCGCGACCCTGGTCAACCTCGTGCCGTACGACGTGTACGACGCGTGGGTCACGCTCAACAAGGGCGACTCCGGCATGACGGCCGTACCGGCGAGCGCGCCGCAGAACACCGGCCTTGACCTGAAGGCGTTCCAGAACCTCGGCTACACCGCCGAGTGGTTCGCCTTCGTGGGCTTCGTGATCTTCATGTGGTTCCGGCTGTTCCGCCGCGAGGTCGAGTTCGTCCGGGACGCCGAGCTGGGGCTGCTCCCCGAGGGCAGCGAGGCGGACGAGGACTCCTCGCGGGCGCGGCGCCCCAGCCCGTCCGGGGTGTGA
- a CDS encoding SigE family RNA polymerase sigma factor: protein MPVIAPMPAARPARIPSQRDGAEEAVAAGTTVDHLTETYRTHYRSLLGLAALLLDDTASCEDVVQEAFIRVHSARKRVRDPEKTLAYLRQTVVNLSRSALRRRILGLKLLSKPMPDMASAEEGAYDQLERDSLIRAMKNLQRRQREVLVLRYFADMTEAQVAETLGISLGSVKAYGSRGIAALRLAMEAPA from the coding sequence ATGCCGGTGATCGCGCCCATGCCCGCAGCGCGGCCCGCCCGCATACCGAGCCAGCGCGACGGCGCCGAGGAGGCCGTGGCGGCGGGCACCACCGTCGACCACCTCACCGAGACCTACCGCACGCACTACCGGTCGCTGCTGGGTCTCGCCGCGCTCCTGCTCGACGACACCGCCTCCTGCGAGGACGTCGTCCAGGAGGCCTTCATCCGCGTCCACTCGGCCCGCAAGCGCGTCCGCGACCCCGAGAAGACGCTGGCCTATCTGCGCCAGACCGTCGTCAACCTCTCCCGCTCGGCGCTGCGCCGCCGCATCCTCGGCCTGAAGCTGCTGTCGAAGCCCATGCCCGACATGGCCAGCGCCGAGGAAGGCGCCTACGACCAGTTGGAGCGCGACTCCCTCATCCGGGCCATGAAGAACCTCCAGCGCCGCCAGCGCGAGGTCCTGGTCCTGCGGTACTTCGCGGACATGACCGAGGCGCAGGTCGCCGAGACGCTCGGCATCTCGCTGGGCTCGGTGAAGGCGTACGGGTCGCGCGGCATAGCGGCGCTGCGGCTGGCCATGGAGGCGCCGGCATGA
- a CDS encoding aspartate-semialdehyde dehydrogenase: protein MAGSGRPGRAGRPTLAVVGATGVVGSVMLQILSQHADIWGEIRLLASPRSAGRKLAVRGEETEVTALTEEALDGVDIAVFDVPDEVAARWAPVAAAKGAVVVDGSGVFRMDPDVPLVVPEVNPHAARMRPRGIVAGPDCTTLSMIVALGALHAEFGLRELVVSSYQAVSGAGRAGVDTLRRQLSLVAGTELGTAPGDLRRAVGDDTGPFPEPVALNVVPWAGSPREDGWSSEEMKVRDETRKILGLPRLPVAVTCVRVPVVTTHSLTVHARFEGEVTVGKAREILATAPGVVLFDNPEAGEFPTPADAVGTDPTWVGRVRRALDDPAALEFFVCGDNLRKGAALNTVQIAELVAADFV, encoded by the coding sequence ATGGCCGGGAGCGGACGGCCCGGACGGGCCGGGCGGCCGACGCTCGCGGTCGTGGGAGCGACCGGGGTCGTCGGCTCCGTCATGCTCCAGATCCTGTCCCAGCACGCGGACATCTGGGGCGAGATCCGCCTGCTCGCCTCCCCGCGCTCGGCCGGCCGCAAGCTGGCCGTGCGCGGCGAGGAGACCGAGGTGACCGCCCTCACCGAGGAGGCCCTGGACGGCGTCGACATTGCCGTGTTCGACGTGCCCGACGAGGTCGCCGCGCGGTGGGCGCCGGTCGCCGCCGCCAAGGGCGCCGTCGTGGTCGACGGCTCCGGGGTGTTCCGGATGGACCCGGACGTGCCGCTGGTGGTGCCCGAGGTCAACCCCCACGCGGCGCGGATGCGGCCGCGCGGGATCGTCGCCGGTCCCGACTGCACGACACTTTCCATGATCGTCGCGCTGGGCGCGCTGCACGCCGAGTTCGGGCTGCGCGAGCTGGTGGTCTCCTCGTACCAGGCGGTCAGCGGGGCCGGGCGCGCGGGCGTGGACACCCTGCGGCGCCAGTTGTCCCTGGTGGCCGGTACGGAACTGGGGACCGCCCCCGGCGATCTGCGGCGGGCCGTCGGCGACGACACCGGGCCGTTCCCGGAGCCGGTCGCGCTGAACGTCGTACCGTGGGCCGGGTCGCCGCGCGAGGACGGCTGGTCCTCGGAGGAGATGAAGGTGCGGGACGAGACCCGCAAGATCCTCGGGCTGCCGCGGCTTCCGGTGGCGGTGACGTGCGTGCGCGTCCCCGTGGTCACCACCCACTCGCTGACCGTGCACGCCCGGTTCGAGGGCGAGGTCACCGTCGGCAAGGCCCGGGAGATCCTCGCGACGGCGCCCGGGGTGGTCCTGTTCGACAACCCGGAGGCCGGGGAGTTCCCCACCCCCGCCGACGCGGTCGGCACCGATCCCACCTGGGTCGGCCGGGTCCGCCGGGCGCTGGACGACCCGGCGGCGCTGGAATTCTTCGTGTGCGGGGACAACCTGCGCAAGGGCGCGGCGCTGAACACCGTGCAGATCGCCGAGCTGGTGGCGGCGGATTTCGTCTGA
- a CDS encoding aspartate kinase, whose product MGLVVQKYGGSSVADAEGIKRVAKRIVEAKKNGHQVVAVVSAMGDTTDELIDLAEQVSPIPAGRELDMLLTAGERISMALLAMAIKNLGHEAQSFTGSQAGVITDSVHNKARIIDVTPGRIRESLDEGNIAIVAGFQGVSQDTKDITTLGRGGSDTTAVALAAALDAEVCEIYTDVDGVFTADPRVVKKARKIDWISFEDMLELAASGSKVLLHRCVEYARRYNIPIHVRSSFSGLQGTWVSSEPINQGDKQVEQAIISGVAHDTSEAKVTVVGVPDKPGEAAAIFRTIADAEINIDMVVQNVSAASTGLTDISFTLPKTEGRKAIDALEKNKGTIGFDSLRYDDQIGKISLVGAGMKTNPGVTADFFTALSDAGVNIELISTSEIRISVVTRKDDVPEAVRAVHSAFGLDSDSDEAVVYGGTGR is encoded by the coding sequence GTGGGCCTTGTCGTGCAGAAGTACGGAGGCTCCTCCGTAGCCGATGCCGAGGGCATCAAGCGCGTCGCCAAGCGGATCGTGGAAGCCAAGAAGAACGGCCACCAGGTGGTCGCCGTGGTTTCCGCGATGGGCGACACGACGGACGAGCTGATCGATCTCGCCGAGCAGGTTTCCCCCATCCCTGCCGGGCGCGAGCTCGACATGCTGCTGACCGCCGGAGAGCGGATCTCCATGGCCCTGCTGGCGATGGCGATCAAAAACCTGGGCCACGAGGCCCAGTCCTTCACCGGCAGCCAGGCAGGTGTCATCACCGACTCGGTCCACAACAAAGCCCGGATCATCGACGTCACGCCGGGCCGGATCCGGGAATCGCTGGACGAGGGCAACATCGCCATCGTCGCCGGTTTCCAGGGCGTCAGCCAGGACACCAAGGACATCACCACGCTGGGGCGCGGTGGCTCCGACACCACGGCCGTCGCGCTCGCCGCGGCGCTGGACGCCGAGGTGTGCGAGATCTACACCGACGTCGACGGTGTGTTCACCGCCGACCCGCGTGTGGTGAAGAAGGCCCGGAAGATCGACTGGATCTCGTTCGAGGACATGCTCGAACTGGCCGCCTCCGGGTCCAAGGTGCTGCTCCACCGCTGTGTGGAGTACGCCCGCCGGTACAACATCCCGATCCATGTCCGGTCCAGCTTCAGCGGACTGCAGGGCACCTGGGTCAGCAGCGAGCCGATCAACCAAGGGGACAAGCAGGTGGAGCAGGCCATCATCTCCGGTGTCGCACACGACACCTCCGAGGCCAAGGTCACGGTCGTCGGCGTGCCGGACAAGCCGGGCGAGGCCGCCGCGATCTTCCGCACGATCGCCGACGCCGAGATCAACATCGACATGGTCGTGCAGAACGTGTCCGCCGCCTCCACCGGCCTGACGGACATCTCCTTCACGCTGCCCAAGACGGAGGGCCGCAAGGCCATCGACGCCCTGGAGAAGAACAAGGGCACGATCGGCTTCGACTCCCTGCGCTACGACGACCAGATCGGCAAGATCTCCCTGGTCGGCGCGGGCATGAAGACCAACCCGGGCGTCACCGCGGACTTCTTCACCGCGCTCTCCGACGCCGGGGTGAACATCGAGCTGATCTCGACCTCCGAGATCCGCATCTCGGTCGTCACCCGCAAGGACGACGTCCCCGAGGCCGTCCGCGCGGTGCACTCCGCCTTCGGGCTCGACTCCGACAGCGACGAGGCCGTCGTCTACGGAGGCACCGGCCGCTGA
- a CDS encoding DUF5063 domain-containing protein produces the protein MSDATLHATHQNPDDFAVQIADQIESFLVAVTEVAKGDEPESAIPFLLLEVSQLLLAGGRLGAHEDIVPDERYEPDPGPELDVDELRENLARLLDPIDVYSEVFDPYEPRRAPVPARISDDLTDVITDLRHGMAHYKAGRTTEALWWWQFSYFSNWGSTASATLRALQSVVAHVRLNQPLEELDGLDTDQDLGDEVLEAEAGRVMVQELAGPLGLRPVK, from the coding sequence ATGTCTGACGCCACGCTGCACGCGACCCACCAGAACCCGGACGACTTCGCGGTCCAGATCGCGGACCAGATCGAGAGCTTCCTGGTCGCGGTGACGGAGGTCGCCAAGGGCGACGAGCCGGAATCGGCGATCCCCTTCCTCCTCCTGGAGGTCTCCCAGCTCCTGCTGGCCGGGGGCCGGCTGGGCGCCCACGAGGACATCGTCCCCGACGAGCGCTACGAGCCGGACCCGGGCCCCGAGCTGGATGTGGACGAACTCCGCGAGAACCTCGCCCGCCTGCTGGATCCGATCGACGTCTACTCCGAGGTCTTCGACCCCTACGAGCCCCGCCGGGCGCCGGTGCCCGCCCGTATCTCCGACGACCTCACCGACGTCATCACCGACCTGCGCCACGGCATGGCCCACTACAAGGCGGGCCGCACCACGGAGGCCCTGTGGTGGTGGCAGTTCTCCTACTTCTCCAACTGGGGCTCCACGGCGTCGGCGACCCTGCGGGCCCTGCAGTCGGTCGTCGCCCATGTCCGCCTGAACCAGCCCCTGGAGGAACTGGACGGCCTCGACACCGACCAGGACCTCGGCGACGAGGTCCTGGAGGCGGAGGCCGGCCGCGTGATGGTGCAGGAGCTCGCGGGCCCGCTGGGACTGCGGCCGGTCAAGTAG
- the recR gene encoding recombination mediator RecR, with product MYEGVVQDLIDELGRLPGVGPKSAQRIAFHILQAEPADVRRLAQALMEVKAKVRFCAVCGNVAQEERCAICRDVRRDPAVICVVEEPKDVVAIERTREFRGRYHVLGGAISPIDGVGPDDLRIRELLARLADGTVTELILATDPNLEGEATATYLARMIKPMGLKVTRLASGLPVGGDLEYADEVTLGRAFEGRRLLDV from the coding sequence TTGTACGAAGGCGTGGTCCAGGACCTCATCGACGAGCTGGGGCGGCTGCCCGGCGTCGGTCCGAAGAGCGCCCAGCGGATCGCCTTCCACATCCTCCAGGCGGAACCGGCCGACGTGCGGCGGCTCGCCCAGGCCCTCATGGAAGTGAAGGCGAAGGTCCGCTTCTGCGCGGTCTGCGGCAACGTGGCGCAGGAGGAGCGGTGCGCCATCTGCCGCGACGTCCGCCGCGACCCGGCCGTCATCTGCGTCGTCGAGGAGCCGAAGGACGTCGTGGCGATCGAGCGCACCCGTGAGTTCCGCGGCCGGTACCACGTCCTCGGCGGCGCGATCAGCCCGATCGACGGTGTGGGCCCCGACGACCTGCGTATACGGGAACTTCTCGCGCGGTTGGCCGACGGGACGGTCACGGAGCTGATCCTGGCCACGGACCCGAATCTGGAAGGCGAGGCCACCGCCACGTACCTCGCCCGCATGATCAAGCCCATGGGCCTGAAGGTCACCCGCCTGGCCAGCGGCCTCCCGGTGGGTGGCGACCTGGAATACGCGGACGAGGTGACCCTCGGCCGCGCCTTCGAGGGGAGACGACTCCTAGATGTCTGA
- a CDS encoding YbaB/EbfC family nucleoid-associated protein, whose product MIPGGGQPNMQQLLQQAQKMQQDLARAQEELARTEVDGQAGGGLVHATVTGAGELRALKIDPKAVDPEDTETLADLIVAAVHAANQNAQTLQQQKLGPLAQGLGGGSGIPGLPF is encoded by the coding sequence GTGATCCCCGGTGGTGGCCAGCCCAACATGCAGCAGTTGCTCCAGCAGGCCCAGAAGATGCAGCAGGACCTGGCCCGGGCGCAGGAGGAACTGGCGCGTACCGAGGTGGACGGGCAGGCGGGCGGCGGCCTGGTGCACGCCACCGTCACCGGCGCCGGTGAGCTGCGGGCCCTCAAGATCGACCCGAAGGCGGTGGACCCGGAGGACACCGAGACCCTCGCCGACCTGATCGTCGCGGCCGTCCACGCGGCCAACCAGAACGCGCAGACCCTCCAGCAGCAGAAGCTCGGTCCCCTCGCCCAGGGCCTGGGCGGCGGCAGCGGCATCCCCGGCCTGCCGTTCTGA
- a CDS encoding SLATT domain-containing protein produces the protein MGQPEMQPERTPQDGARDGRGEGAPGLRPGDLTGREFPLGDWGQPAERLDELYRWVERGALDTAAWYLADRVWKRRTARALRAGAALGAVSGAALPLLDMTGVVGGVAPWGYLALLLGVACVAGDRFFGVTSGWMRDMATAQAVQRRLQALQFDWASESVREVLGPAEGTASEAAERCLGVLRRFSEDVTELVRAETADWMVEFRTGSAPLGIQSAVPGGPRPEQAAANGRFAIPPGAARPNMPRQRPPEPR, from the coding sequence GTGGGTCAGCCGGAGATGCAGCCCGAGAGGACGCCGCAGGACGGGGCACGGGACGGGCGCGGCGAGGGGGCGCCCGGGCTCAGGCCGGGCGACCTGACCGGGCGGGAGTTCCCGCTCGGGGACTGGGGGCAGCCCGCCGAGCGACTGGACGAGCTGTACCGGTGGGTGGAGCGCGGAGCGCTGGACACGGCCGCCTGGTATCTCGCGGACCGGGTGTGGAAGCGGCGGACGGCGCGGGCGCTGCGGGCGGGCGCGGCGCTGGGGGCGGTCTCCGGGGCGGCGCTGCCGCTGCTGGACATGACGGGTGTGGTGGGCGGGGTCGCCCCCTGGGGGTATCTCGCGCTGCTGCTCGGGGTGGCGTGCGTGGCCGGGGACCGGTTCTTCGGGGTGACGTCCGGGTGGATGAGGGACATGGCCACCGCGCAGGCGGTGCAGCGCCGGCTCCAGGCGTTGCAGTTCGACTGGGCCTCGGAGAGCGTACGGGAGGTGCTCGGACCGGCCGAGGGGACGGCGAGCGAGGCGGCCGAGCGGTGCCTCGGGGTGCTGCGCCGGTTCTCGGAGGACGTGACCGAGCTGGTGCGCGCGGAGACGGCGGACTGGATGGTGGAGTTCCGGACCGGTTCGGCGCCGCTCGGCATCCAGTCCGCGGTGCCCGGCGGGCCGCGGCCGGAGCAGGCGGCGGCGAACGGCCGGTTCGCCATCCCGCCGGGGGCCGCGCGGCCGAACATGCCGCGGCAGCGTCCGCCGGAGCCGCGCTGA
- a CDS encoding serine/threonine-protein kinase: MEKLGPGDPQHVGAYRLLARLGAGGMGQVYLARSDRGRTVAVKLVREELAAQEEFRARFRQEVRAARRVGGHWTAPVLDADTEAAVPWVATGYVAGPSLQRVVGQDHGALPERSVRILAAGLAHALEDIHAAGLVHRDLKPSNVLVTIDGPRVIDFGIARALQTVTDGGLTRAGALIGSPGFMAPEQVRGDRITPACDVFCLGAVLAYAATGRLPFGTSDSGVHALMFRIAQEEPDLDGVPEGIAGLVRACLRKDPAARPALDAVLEYTGARDTVADGRSREPWLPGALVAQLGRHAVWLLDTEHPEGPGPGPGDAVPRNGTVVATAPGGSTAPEHAPAAEDGGPHPPLAPSGIPGPPPPGAPPNHLPTGIAGSNGSPPPPAHPAAAHGHPQPHPQSAAPGTWGPAPGTPYQQPHPAPYGASGPTPPYGPPPTGPAPDEPRPNGRTTALLVAAAVVVALAAGGTVYALVSGGGSDPADGGPTDAPATGAPTTPGPDASGGNTPGVPSPAETGSGPSGTAAEGAVPDGYLGTWTAAIDNAAGHHTRRLTIRQGEVGDPVLSLVADGPAGDGTYHCVFAAGLTAAPGPDGPLAIGPSTVTTGRPRSSCTPGEPTRVTLLPDGGLQRANPATGEILTYRRD, translated from the coding sequence ATGGAGAAGCTGGGGCCCGGGGATCCGCAGCACGTCGGTGCCTACCGGCTGCTGGCGCGGCTCGGCGCCGGCGGGATGGGGCAGGTCTATCTGGCCCGCTCGGACCGCGGGCGCACGGTCGCCGTGAAGCTGGTGCGCGAGGAACTGGCCGCGCAGGAGGAGTTCCGGGCGCGGTTCCGGCAGGAAGTACGGGCGGCGCGCCGCGTCGGCGGGCACTGGACGGCGCCGGTGCTGGACGCCGACACCGAGGCCGCCGTGCCGTGGGTGGCCACCGGGTACGTCGCCGGGCCCAGCCTCCAGCGGGTCGTCGGGCAGGACCACGGGGCGCTGCCCGAGCGGTCGGTGCGGATCCTCGCCGCCGGGCTCGCGCACGCGCTCGAGGACATCCACGCCGCCGGGCTCGTGCACCGCGACCTGAAGCCGTCCAACGTACTGGTGACGATCGACGGCCCGCGCGTCATCGACTTCGGTATCGCGCGGGCGCTGCAGACCGTGACCGACGGCGGCCTCACCCGGGCCGGCGCGCTCATCGGCTCGCCCGGCTTCATGGCGCCCGAGCAGGTGCGCGGCGACCGCATCACGCCCGCCTGCGACGTCTTCTGCCTCGGCGCGGTGCTCGCCTACGCGGCCACCGGCCGGCTGCCCTTCGGAACCAGCGACAGCGGGGTGCACGCCCTGATGTTCCGCATCGCCCAGGAGGAACCCGACCTCGACGGCGTCCCCGAGGGCATCGCCGGTCTGGTCCGCGCCTGCCTGCGGAAGGACCCGGCCGCCCGGCCCGCTCTCGACGCCGTCCTCGAGTACACCGGCGCGCGGGACACCGTCGCGGACGGCCGCTCGCGCGAGCCGTGGCTGCCGGGCGCCCTGGTCGCCCAGCTCGGGCGGCACGCGGTGTGGCTGCTGGACACCGAGCACCCGGAAGGACCGGGGCCGGGGCCGGGCGACGCCGTGCCGCGCAACGGGACGGTGGTCGCCACGGCGCCGGGCGGCTCCACCGCGCCCGAGCACGCGCCCGCCGCCGAGGACGGCGGCCCGCACCCGCCCCTCGCCCCGTCCGGCATCCCGGGCCCGCCCCCGCCCGGCGCACCGCCGAACCACCTCCCCACCGGCATCGCTGGTTCGAACGGCTCGCCCCCGCCGCCCGCCCACCCGGCGGCGGCCCACGGCCACCCGCAGCCCCACCCCCAGTCCGCCGCGCCCGGCACCTGGGGCCCGGCGCCCGGCACCCCGTACCAGCAGCCGCACCCGGCCCCGTACGGGGCGTCCGGCCCGACCCCGCCCTACGGGCCCCCGCCCACCGGTCCCGCCCCGGACGAGCCGCGGCCGAACGGCCGCACCACCGCGCTGCTCGTCGCGGCGGCCGTCGTCGTCGCGCTCGCCGCGGGCGGGACGGTCTATGCCCTGGTGAGCGGCGGTGGGAGCGACCCGGCGGACGGCGGTCCCACCGACGCCCCGGCCACCGGCGCGCCCACGACGCCCGGCCCGGACGCGTCCGGCGGGAACACGCCCGGCGTCCCCTCCCCGGCGGAGACCGGCAGCGGCCCGTCCGGCACGGCGGCCGAGGGCGCCGTCCCGGACGGCTACCTGGGCACCTGGACGGCGGCCATCGACAACGCCGCCGGGCACCACACCCGGCGGCTGACCATCCGGCAGGGCGAGGTGGGCGACCCGGTGCTGTCCCTCGTCGCGGACGGTCCCGCCGGGGACGGCACCTACCACTGCGTGTTTGCGGCCGGGCTGACGGCCGCCCCCGGCCCGGACGGCCCGCTGGCCATCGGCCCGTCCACCGTGACGACGGGACGGCCCCGCTCCTCCTGCACACCGGGCGAGCCCACCCGGGTCACCCTGCTGCCGGACGGCGGGCTCCAGCGCGCGAACCCGGCGACCGGGGAGATCCTGACCTACCGGCGGGACTGA